A DNA window from Megalobrama amblycephala isolate DHTTF-2021 linkage group LG11, ASM1881202v1, whole genome shotgun sequence contains the following coding sequences:
- the gpr31 gene encoding 12-(S)-hydroxy-5,8,10,14-eicosatetraenoic acid receptor produces the protein MSSTDSPDNTDNICQENIDNNRGLYIFYSSVVGLEFILGLLLNITVIHLFIFKLKFWKSKTIDIFLFNLVLADILLLIGLPVKAYNFQQCSENKVVCKVQLFLQFLNRGASIAFLTVISIYRYFSVVHPLKRKVIRILKHSPQISIFIWVLLTILTIPAMLQSFIRCNSNEHDEELSSVIVLREIVFFTQILIPFFVLVYCSIRIIKKLKQTSVGDKTKLRRAMFLVTSVVLVFAVCFLPYAITRAIQLKNNGLVMKEEKDTVVKVYDGLVCLSYLNCLLDPILYCLSSSKFKKLYMSIYLPFLLEKEQPENSDDTADE, from the coding sequence ATGAGCAGCACGGACAGCCCGGACAACACGGACAACATCTGTCAGGAGAACATAGACAATAACCGAGGGCTGTATATTTTCTACTCTTCTGTGGTAGGTCTGGAGTTTATCTTGGGTCTCCTGCTGAACATTACAGTTATTCATCTCTTCATCTTCAAGCTCAAGTTCTGGAAATCTAAAACCATTGACATTTTCCTGTTCAATCTGGTCCTGGCTGACATTTTGTTGCTGATTGGATTGCCCGTAAAGGCGTATAACTTTCAGCAATGCAGTGAAAATAAGGTAGTGTGCAAAGTACAGCTCTTTCTGCAGTTTCTCAACCGGGGAGCCAGCATCGCCTTCCTGACGGTCATCTCCATTTACAGATATTTTAGCGTAGTCCATCCTTTGAAGAGGAAAGTCATAAGGATTTTGAAACATTCGCCTCAGATTTCTATATTTATCTGGGTGCTACTGACAATTTTGACGATTCCGGCCATGTTGCAAAGTTTTATCAGATGCAACAGCAATGAACATGATGAGGAACTCAGTTCTGTCATTGTACTGAGGGAAATTGTGTTTTTTACCCAGATTCTGATCCCCTTTTTTGTTCTTGTGTACTGCTCAATACGGATTATCAAAAAACTCAAACAGACATCGGTGGGCGACAAGACTAAACTCCGGAGAGCGATGTTCCTCGTCACTTCGGTGGTTCTCGTCTTTGCTGTCTGCTTCTTGCCGTATGCCATTACAAGAGCAATACAGCTGAAGAATAATGGGCTCGTGATGAAAGAGGAAAAAGATACTGTTGTTAAGGTGTACGATGGGCTTGTTTGTCTCTCTTATCTGAACTGTCTGCTGGATCCAATCCTGTATTGCCTGAGCAGCAGTAAATTTAAGAAGTTATACATGTCAATCTATCTTCCCTTTCTGCTGGAGAAGGAACAACCGGAAAATTCAGACGACACTGCAGATGAGTGA
- the plg gene encoding plasminogen: MKVHKVVLLLGLFLFTGFLRGQTESTDVLEAYIKTDGAWIVKLPKVQYSVSTVEECAVKCNKETSFTCRSFLYIEKDQDCVTLPANSKTDQILRRMSAVLYEKKEYLLECVNGIGMDYRGTKSKTKSGKTCQRWEGTFPHTPNITPKTHPKADLESNFCRNPDGDKGGPWCYTTDPEKRWEHCNIQDCTEECIQCSGENYRGKISTTTSGFTCQRWDSQKPHNHGYIPSALPDKYLEENYCRNPDGEPRPWCFTTSPSKRWESCSIPRCTTEPPTIVPELTCASGEGSSYRGTIAVTVSGKTCQDWASQSPQKHSRTSENYPCKGLDKNYCRNPDNERSPWCYTTDPDTRWEYCSVPSCGDQPRPEEPVIPEGEACYEGDGTSYRGAMSETISGKKCQFWTSMEPHRHSKTPQNFPKADLRRNLCRNPDGDRAPWCYTTDPTVRWEYCNIERCDSKPSSREPPTNPSVASASPSLSSSPSPEKDCKVGNGASYRGPTSITITGVTCQAWSSMTPHQHASFTSETHPDKGLESNQCRNPDSDVNGPWCYTTDRNKKWDYCQIPDCDSLKCGQPSVKPKRCFGRIVGGCISKPHSWPWQISLRTRTKIHFCGGTLIDAQWVLTAAHCLERSDSPSAYKIFLGIHTERANEASKQERDVTKIIKGPAGTDIALLKLDRPALLTDKVLPACLPEKDYIVPSNTECYVTGWGETQGTGGEGFLKETGFPVIENKVCNRASFLNGRVKEHEMCAGNIEGGSDSCQGDSGGPLVCYAQNTFVLQGVTSWGLGCANAMKPGVYTRVSKFIDWIERNMKEN, translated from the exons ATGAAGGTTCACAAAGTAGTTCTTTTACTAGGTCTATTCCTTTTTACAG GTTTCCTCAGGGGCCAGACTGAAAGCACAG ATGTTCTAGAAGCATATATTAAAACGGATGGGGCCTGGATAGTGAAATTGCCTAAAGTTCAATACAGTGTGTCAACAGTGGAAGAATGTGCCGTCAAGTGCAACAAAGAGACTTCCTTTACATGCAG GTCTTTTTTGTACATCGAAAAAGATCAGGATTGTGTAACATTACCTGCAAACTCAAAAACTGATCAGATACTGCGAAGAATGAGTGCTGTTCTCTATGAGAAAAAGG AGTACTTACTGGAATGCGTGAATGGCATTGGCATGGACTACAGAGGGACAAAATCCAAGACAAAATCAGGAAAAACATGTCAGCGATGGGAGGGAACTTTCCCCCATACACCAAA CATAACGCCAAAGACACATCCAAAAGCTGACTTGGAGTCCAATTTTTGTCGAAACCCGGATGGAGACAAGGGGGGTCCCTGGTGCTACACCACAGATCCAGAGAAACGATGGGAGCACTGCAATATCCAAGACTGCACAG AGGAATGTATACAGTGCAGTGGAGAAAACTACAGAGGCAAGATCTCCACCACTACGAGTGGATTTACCTGCCAACGCTGGGACTCTCAAAAACCCCACAACCACGGTTACATCCCTTCAGC TCTTCCTGATAAGTACTTGGAAGAGAACTATTGCAGGAACCCCGATGGAGAGCCTAGGCCCTGGTGCTTCACCACCAGTCCATCCAAACGTTGGGAATCGTGCTCCATTCCACGATGCA CAACTGAACCACCCACAATTGTACCAGAACTTACCTGTGCAAGTGGAGAAGGTAGCTCCTACAGGGGCACCATTGCGGTGACAGTCTCAGGAAAAACTTGCCAGGACTGGGCATCCCAAAGTCCCCAGAAGCATTCCAGAACTTCAGAGAACTACCCTTGCAA AGGCCTTGATAAAAACTACTGCAGAAACCCTGATAATGAAAGAAGTCCATGGTGTTACACCACAGATCCAGACACCCGCTGGGAGTACTGCAGTGTGCCAAGTTGTGGAGATCAACCTAGACCTG AGGAGCCGGTGATCCCTGAGGGTGAGGCATGTTACGAAGGTGATGGAACCTCCTACCGTGGTGCCATGTCAGAGACCATCAGTGGAAAGAAATGCCAGTTCTGGACATCCATGGAACCTCATCGACATTCCAAAACACCTCAGAATTTCCCTAAAGC AGATCTGAGGAGGAACCTGTGCAGGAATCCAGATGGTGACAGAGCCCCTTGGTGCTACACCACAGATCCCACGGTTCGGTGGGAGTATTGCAACATCGAGCGGTGTGACAGCAAACCCAGCTCACGGGAGCCTCCTACCAATCCATCAGTGGCTTCAGCTTCTCCATCTCTTTCTTCATCTCCTTCTCCAGAAAAAG ATTGTAAGGTTGGCAACGGAGCAAGTTACCGGGGGCCCACATCCATTACTATAACGGGAGTGACCTGCCAAGCATGGAGTTCTATGACCCCCCATCAGCATGCCAGTTTTACCTCTGAAACGCACCCAGACAAGGGTCTAGAGTCAAAT CAATGCAGAAACCCAGACAGTGATGTGAATGGACCTTGGTGCTATACAACGGATCGAAATAAGAAGTGGGATTACTGTCAGATCCCAGACTGTG ATAGCCTGAAATGCGGACAACCTTCAGTAAAACCTAAGCGGTGCTTTGGCCGAATCGTTGGGGGGTGTATTTCCAAACCACACTCCTGGCCTTGGCAGATCAGTCTTAGGACAAG AACCAAAATCCATTTCTGTGGTGGAACGCTAATTGATGCACAATGGGTCCTAACGGCAGCCCACTGCCTAGAGAG GTCTGACAGTCCATCTGCCTACAAGATCTTCCTTGGAATCCACACAGAACGCGCAAATGAAGCATCCAAACAGGAACGAGATGTTACTAAGATTATTAAGGGGCCAGCTGGAACTGACATCGCTCTTCTCAAGTTGGACAG GCCTGCATTATTAACCGATAAGGTATTACCTGCGTGCCTACCAGAGAAGGACTACATTGTACCAAGCAATACTGAATGCTATGTAACAGGCTGGGGGGAGACACAGG GAACTGGTGGAGAAGGTTTCCTGAAAGAAACTGGCTTCCCTGTAATTGAGAACAAAGTCTGCAACCGCGCATCTTTTCTGAATGGCCGTGTGAAGGAGCATGAGATGTGTGCAGGAAACATAGAAGGTGGAAGTGACAGTTGCCAG